The following coding sequences are from one Paenibacillus sp. FSL R5-0912 window:
- a CDS encoding RNA polymerase sigma factor translates to MDETEICRTNRDAEQEQAAELTVEQRVEKVQLGDIQAFTWIIRHFQRPIYLYCYYLLGNREEAEDAAQEIFIRALERVGQYSAKVSFSAWLYTIARNHCLDRIKQRNKGFRLLSIYRSHQQQVECAEGSRYTEVVHELLEKLSMEERQILLLRALEEHSFEEIGTIMDLNPGAVRKKYERLRKKLGRRQNSGGMIAHEPR, encoded by the coding sequence GTGGATGAAACGGAAATCTGCCGGACGAATAGAGATGCAGAGCAGGAGCAGGCGGCAGAACTGACCGTGGAGCAAAGGGTTGAGAAGGTTCAGCTGGGAGATATACAGGCCTTCACTTGGATCATCAGACATTTTCAGCGGCCGATCTACCTGTACTGCTATTACCTGCTGGGTAACCGGGAAGAGGCGGAGGATGCGGCTCAGGAGATTTTTATAAGAGCCTTGGAGCGGGTGGGGCAGTACTCGGCAAAGGTCTCTTTCTCCGCCTGGCTGTACACCATTGCACGCAACCATTGCCTGGACCGGATTAAACAGAGGAACAAGGGCTTCAGGCTGCTCTCCATCTACAGGAGCCACCAACAGCAGGTGGAGTGTGCCGAAGGTTCACGATATACGGAGGTTGTTCATGAACTGCTGGAGAAGCTGAGTATGGAAGAACGGCAAATTCTGCTGCTGAGGGCACTGGAGGAGCATAGCTTTGAGGAAATCGGAACGATTATGGACTTGAACCCCGGGGCGGTCCGCAAAAAATATGAACGGCTGCGCAAAAAACTCGGACGCCGTCAAAACAGTGGAGGGATGATCGCTCATGAACCACGCTAA
- a CDS encoding DUF4179 domain-containing protein, which yields MNHANREEEELEQIRRMVRDTPVQVDLEERIMNRYKNGQQRGTGTESVGVSRRRGSVLRRGTAIVAAVLLLFLLPTGTEFISPTLAASIKQIPGMESIFRLAGDLGLRNADQQGLAAVPELSDTHDGLTLTVPEVLYDGIRVSLGIERQTDVLEFRQGDVSDLMTDIKLSVNGEDINTYGPLGSSGGGSFGPYILLGKDADSRIIQFTDLQNQGGRAFPDDFELTLTVDVQGIQEPFVIKLPVQKKTYHSIIAEPLNRRSSGMIFTLDTVELTPITTRITTRLERPAGQPVNHKDFLGYDLVDDQGHVLREINGSTGWNATGGNVLIAAALFEPLQNKTDHITVKPFRILSIDPEGNQEKEYIPEFEVEVQVPVSAPVPSLAK from the coding sequence ATGAACCACGCTAACAGGGAGGAAGAAGAACTGGAGCAGATCAGACGGATGGTCCGTGATACACCGGTCCAGGTAGATCTGGAGGAACGCATAATGAACCGGTACAAGAACGGGCAGCAGCGGGGAACGGGGACAGAATCAGTCGGAGTGAGCAGAAGACGAGGCAGTGTACTTCGAAGAGGTACAGCCATAGTAGCTGCGGTGCTGCTGCTGTTTCTGCTGCCCACGGGGACAGAATTTATCTCCCCGACGCTGGCCGCGTCCATTAAGCAGATTCCGGGGATGGAGTCGATCTTCAGGCTGGCCGGGGATCTGGGGCTGCGGAATGCGGACCAGCAGGGGTTGGCGGCAGTACCGGAGCTGAGCGATACCCACGATGGACTAACGCTTACTGTACCTGAAGTGCTGTACGATGGAATTCGCGTATCGCTTGGGATCGAGCGCCAAACAGATGTGTTGGAGTTCCGGCAGGGGGATGTTAGTGATCTCATGACAGATATTAAGCTGTCGGTCAACGGTGAGGATATCAATACCTATGGTCCGCTTGGCAGCAGCGGCGGGGGTTCGTTTGGCCCGTATATCCTTCTTGGGAAGGATGCGGATTCAAGGATCATCCAATTCACGGATTTGCAGAATCAGGGGGGGCGGGCTTTCCCGGATGATTTTGAGCTTACGCTTACCGTAGATGTACAGGGGATACAGGAGCCTTTTGTAATTAAGCTGCCGGTGCAAAAGAAGACCTACCACAGCATCATTGCGGAGCCGTTAAACCGCCGGAGCTCCGGTATGATTTTCACGCTGGACACCGTTGAGCTTACTCCGATTACAACGAGGATCACCACCCGTCTTGAACGGCCTGCAGGTCAGCCTGTCAATCATAAGGATTTCTTGGGCTATGATCTTGTGGATGATCAGGGCCATGTATTGCGGGAGATCAACGGGTCTACTGGCTGGAATGCCACAGGAGGCAATGTGCTGATCGCTGCTGCACTATTCGAACCGCTCCAGAATAAGACGGACCATATCACGGTAAAGCCCTTCCGGATATTGTCCATAGACCCGGAGGGTAACCAGGAGAAGGAGTATATCCCTGAATTTGAGGTGGAGGTACAGGTGCCGGTATCAGCGCCGGTGCCATCGCTGGCGAAGTAA